One stretch of Bacteroidota bacterium DNA includes these proteins:
- a CDS encoding PBP1A family penicillin-binding protein, giving the protein MTENKSLRSRLQKKHKIMLIAGGVLVLFLFSFAIMWVKIKSGLPVVEELENPKFFLASKVFDTKGELLGHFYVENRVEVQYADIPKNLIEALISTEDKKFFDHWGVDVDRIIKSAVKTIFLGKPQGASTLTQQLARNLYKFKDNDESSSELAMRKVREWITAVQIERSFSKTEILTMYLNFNYFGRRSYGIESAAKNFFGVSTKELTPEKSALLVALLKSPTYFDPIRYPERSIQRRNQVLKNMMDDGFLTEDEYRKYSGMKIEIRREKKEALLNKAPYFLEYLKNEMIQSEKATGIDVLTAGLNIYTTLDLEMQMIADRAVVSNVNRLQRGFDSYWSWGGKQALLDDILDKAIKNDEEYQILVTKEEKQAYYNKLKKDKKFVDSVKYAATRVQAGFVALEVGTGHILAMVGGTDTTRGFGLNHVTQIRRQPGSTYKAILYTSAIEKSNVYPQFRVSNEPLKGRYSPKNADGSSGGVFPIRTALERSINIVAVRMIADGVVSTSSIRDVASKMGLRTPVADDATIALGSSEVVPLELAGAFSVFPNKGMYIAPNWFKKIEDRDKSEFVPFSPSKWRAISEETAVMMISMLEDVVKSGTAASLKGKFPFPAAGKTGTTQNFTDAWYAGFTPRIVALVWIGFDDARIKYQGGYGGTAALPIWGDFMAAVYRAKNYPKEEFPVTAPNLIKIELCASGTGFLAKAGPGCPAVSDYVLASEASAIPVCEKAHVGDGGSKKTDTSGSEW; this is encoded by the coding sequence ATGACTGAAAATAAAAGTTTAAGATCGAGATTACAGAAGAAACATAAAATAATGCTCATAGCCGGCGGAGTTTTGGTTCTCTTTCTGTTTTCTTTTGCAATTATGTGGGTGAAGATAAAATCCGGGCTTCCTGTTGTGGAAGAGCTGGAAAATCCCAAATTTTTTCTGGCGAGCAAAGTCTTTGATACCAAGGGCGAATTGTTGGGCCACTTCTATGTGGAGAATCGTGTCGAAGTTCAGTACGCTGATATTCCTAAAAATCTGATTGAAGCCCTCATTTCCACCGAGGACAAGAAGTTTTTTGACCATTGGGGAGTGGATGTGGACAGAATTATTAAATCAGCGGTTAAAACCATTTTCCTTGGAAAACCGCAGGGTGCCAGTACCCTCACACAGCAGCTCGCCCGTAATCTTTACAAGTTTAAGGATAATGACGAAAGTTCTTCCGAACTGGCGATGAGAAAAGTACGGGAGTGGATTACAGCGGTTCAAATAGAAAGATCCTTCTCGAAAACCGAAATTCTGACGATGTATTTGAATTTCAACTATTTTGGTCGCCGCTCCTACGGAATTGAGAGTGCTGCGAAAAACTTCTTTGGTGTGTCCACGAAAGAATTGACTCCTGAAAAATCGGCACTTCTTGTAGCATTGTTAAAATCACCCACCTATTTTGATCCTATCCGGTATCCCGAGAGATCAATCCAGCGTAGAAACCAGGTGCTTAAGAACATGATGGACGACGGATTTCTCACAGAGGATGAGTACCGGAAGTATTCAGGAATGAAAATCGAAATAAGGAGAGAGAAGAAAGAGGCGCTCCTTAACAAAGCTCCATACTTTCTGGAGTACCTGAAAAATGAGATGATTCAGAGTGAAAAAGCCACGGGTATTGATGTTCTGACCGCCGGTTTGAATATTTATACCACTCTCGATCTCGAGATGCAGATGATAGCTGACCGGGCTGTCGTGAGCAATGTGAACAGATTGCAGCGGGGTTTCGACAGTTACTGGAGCTGGGGTGGGAAGCAGGCACTGCTTGATGATATTCTTGACAAAGCGATAAAAAACGACGAAGAATATCAGATTCTTGTTACCAAGGAAGAGAAACAGGCTTACTACAACAAGCTCAAAAAAGATAAAAAATTCGTTGATTCGGTGAAGTATGCAGCAACAAGGGTTCAGGCAGGATTTGTAGCCCTTGAAGTAGGTACGGGTCATATCCTCGCAATGGTCGGTGGAACCGATACAACCCGGGGATTCGGACTGAATCATGTAACTCAGATCAGGAGACAACCAGGTTCAACTTATAAAGCAATCCTTTACACCTCAGCAATTGAGAAATCGAATGTTTATCCGCAATTCAGAGTTTCAAACGAACCGTTGAAAGGAAGATATTCTCCTAAAAACGCAGACGGTTCGAGCGGGGGAGTCTTCCCCATAAGGACAGCTTTGGAGCGTTCGATCAACATTGTTGCAGTAAGAATGATTGCAGATGGTGTAGTGAGCACCAGTTCCATTAGGGATGTGGCTTCGAAAATGGGGCTAAGGACACCTGTTGCAGATGATGCCACAATTGCCTTGGGTTCATCTGAAGTGGTACCTCTCGAACTGGCAGGTGCCTTCTCTGTTTTTCCAAACAAAGGCATGTATATTGCTCCGAACTGGTTCAAGAAGATTGAAGACCGAGATAAGAGTGAATTTGTACCATTTTCTCCATCAAAATGGAGGGCTATCTCCGAAGAAACTGCCGTTATGATGATCAGCATGCTTGAGGATGTTGTGAAATCAGGAACCGCTGCTTCGCTGAAAGGAAAATTTCCTTTTCCAGCTGCCGGAAAAACGGGAACCACACAGAATTTTACAGATGCCTGGTACGCCGGATTTACTCCCAGAATTGTTGCCCTTGTATGGATCGGCTTCGATGATGCCCGGATAAAATATCAGGGGGGGTATGGAGGAACTGCCGCGCTTCCAATTTGGGGTGATTTTATGGCTGCTGTCTATAGAGCGAAGAATTATCCGAAAGAAGAGTTTCCTGTTACTGCTCCAAACCTGATAAAAATTGAACTTTGTGCTTCCGGAACAGGATTCCTCGCCAAGGCTGGCCCCGGTTGTCCTGCCGTAAGTGATTATGTTCTGGCGAGTGAAGCATCTGCCATTCCTGTTTGCGAGAAAGCGCATGTGGGTGACGGTGGCAGTAAAAAAACCGACACATCAGGGAGTGAATGGTAA